Proteins co-encoded in one Marinomonas sp. IMCC 4694 genomic window:
- a CDS encoding DUF294 nucleotidyltransferase-like domain-containing protein: protein MMDVELTEILEALCQHAPFNEIADDPQLNDMAKEIEIRYVRTGEWVIAPSAPNSTLYFIRSGALEVLSKEKKLIRRMNEGELFGYYSLLRGGKSSQSMRTIEDSLLYCIPARWFIKLYEENDIFSDFFELAREVRLRIAMESQNSDVSLMTCPVISLLRRPPISADSHSSILSAAKIMAEHRVSSLLITENDELIGIVTDRDLRTRAVAEGLAYSTPISDIMTRDPIVMDSGDYASEAVLKMMERNVHHIPIVKNGRPIGVVSTGDIIQKESHGSVYLISDIYKQTSIEGLQSISRKMTHTFTQLVVADANTQMIGNAMSHIGTAFVKRLLQLAEEKYGPPPVPYCFIALGSQAREEQTIKTDQDNALVISDLYNKKQHGDYFETLTDWVCKRLDQCGYDLCSGDIMASNPRWRQPLSVWKNNFSGWIQQPKAEALLRLSIFFDLRGVYGDKTLAKQLNQHIRQQAQQHSGFLTFMARNANQRKPPLGFFRQFVLDGEGEQSRTFNLKERGIAPIIDIVRVHALACGSEKLNTLERIADIEAAGLLPDGRAKDLALALEMIGMIRIQNQKDQIEAGEEPNNHVNPENLSSLEKRNLRDAFHIVSRQQEFIKFRYAGKRS from the coding sequence ATGATGGACGTCGAATTAACCGAAATACTCGAAGCACTTTGTCAACATGCCCCGTTCAATGAAATTGCTGATGACCCACAGCTCAATGACATGGCAAAAGAAATAGAAATACGCTACGTACGTACCGGTGAGTGGGTGATTGCGCCTAGCGCACCGAACAGCACGTTGTATTTTATTCGTAGCGGTGCGCTTGAAGTACTCAGTAAAGAAAAAAAGTTAATTCGACGCATGAACGAAGGGGAGTTATTTGGGTATTACTCTCTCTTACGAGGGGGGAAATCCTCGCAGTCAATGCGTACCATCGAAGACAGTTTACTCTATTGCATTCCCGCTCGATGGTTTATTAAATTGTACGAAGAAAATGATATTTTCTCAGACTTTTTTGAACTAGCGCGTGAGGTCCGTTTGCGTATTGCGATGGAATCGCAAAATTCAGACGTGTCTTTAATGACTTGCCCCGTCATCAGTTTATTAAGACGCCCCCCTATTAGCGCGGATAGTCACTCCAGTATTCTGAGCGCGGCGAAAATCATGGCCGAACATAGAGTTTCTAGCCTGCTCATTACCGAAAACGACGAGCTTATTGGCATAGTTACCGACCGAGACTTGCGAACTCGCGCTGTTGCAGAAGGCCTTGCGTACAGCACGCCAATTTCAGACATAATGACCCGCGATCCTATCGTAATGGACAGTGGTGACTATGCCTCTGAAGCTGTGTTAAAAATGATGGAGCGTAACGTTCACCACATTCCCATTGTCAAAAATGGACGCCCTATTGGGGTTGTCAGCACCGGTGATATTATCCAAAAAGAAAGCCATGGTAGTGTCTATCTGATCAGCGACATTTACAAGCAAACCAGCATCGAAGGCTTACAAAGCATCAGCCGAAAAATGACCCACACCTTCACCCAGCTGGTGGTTGCCGACGCCAATACGCAAATGATCGGCAACGCGATGTCGCACATAGGCACCGCGTTTGTAAAACGCTTATTGCAACTCGCCGAGGAAAAATACGGCCCACCGCCGGTGCCCTATTGCTTTATCGCCTTGGGCTCGCAGGCACGTGAAGAGCAAACCATTAAAACTGACCAGGATAATGCGCTCGTCATCAGCGATTTGTACAATAAAAAACAACACGGCGACTACTTCGAGACCTTAACAGATTGGGTCTGCAAACGTCTTGATCAGTGTGGTTATGATCTGTGTTCTGGCGACATTATGGCTTCCAACCCTCGGTGGCGTCAGCCGCTCAGCGTGTGGAAAAACAATTTCAGTGGATGGATACAACAACCCAAAGCCGAGGCGTTATTGCGCCTTTCTATCTTCTTTGATCTGCGCGGTGTGTACGGCGACAAAACCTTGGCCAAACAGCTCAACCAGCACATCCGCCAGCAAGCCCAACAGCATTCTGGCTTTTTAACCTTTATGGCGCGCAACGCCAATCAGCGCAAACCGCCGTTAGGATTTTTTCGTCAATTTGTGCTCGATGGCGAAGGTGAACAATCGCGCACCTTTAACCTAAAAGAAAGAGGCATCGCGCCAATTATCGACATTGTTCGCGTTCACGCCCTCGCTTGTGGCAGTGAAAAACTCAACACGTTAGAGCGTATCGCTGACATAGAGGCGGCGGGGCTGTTACCCGATGGCCGAGCAAAAGATTTGGCGTTAGCCTTAGAAATGATTGGTATGATTCGGATTCAAAACCAAAAAGACCAAATTGAAGCCGGTGAAGAACCGAATAACCACGTTAACCCTGAGAATCTCTCGTCACTTGAAAAGCGCAATCTACGAGACGCGTTTCACATTGTCTCGCGCCAACAAGAATTTATAAAGTTCCGCTACGCAGGGAAACGCAGCTAA
- a CDS encoding 3'-5' exonuclease translates to MSQSFVKKIPQAKRQDWQAMYAEWAEEAPEGPLKRFYQAGIIAPQQLLKDTPLLALDLETTGLNPSTDEIISLGLIPFDHKIIRCKGARYWMAKPERSLNAESVTIHEITHTELAEAPRLEAILDEILSALTHKVIVVHCVAIERQFLLEASLKIYGYPLYFPVLDTMNIERQVTFKPWWQRFGKRPSLRLDACRQRYKLPRYKAHHALTDALSSAELLQAQIAYHMDPNADIASYWL, encoded by the coding sequence ATGAGCCAATCCTTCGTCAAAAAAATCCCGCAAGCAAAACGTCAAGACTGGCAAGCCATGTACGCAGAATGGGCCGAAGAAGCGCCAGAGGGCCCTTTAAAACGCTTCTATCAAGCCGGTATTATTGCGCCGCAACAGTTACTCAAAGACACACCTCTACTGGCGTTGGATTTGGAAACAACCGGGCTTAACCCGAGCACAGATGAAATCATCAGCTTGGGGCTGATCCCATTCGACCATAAAATCATTCGCTGCAAAGGCGCACGCTATTGGATGGCCAAACCCGAGCGCTCGCTTAACGCAGAATCGGTTACCATTCACGAAATCACTCACACCGAACTCGCCGAAGCGCCTAGGCTAGAGGCCATCCTAGACGAGATTTTGAGCGCACTAACGCACAAAGTAATCGTGGTGCATTGTGTCGCGATTGAACGTCAATTTTTACTGGAAGCGTCCCTTAAAATATACGGCTACCCGCTGTATTTTCCGGTACTCGACACCATGAACATCGAGAGGCAGGTCACGTTTAAGCCTTGGTGGCAACGCTTTGGCAAACGACCTTCGTTGCGCTTAGACGCGTGTCGTCAGCGTTATAAGTTGCCACGGTACAAAGCGCACCACGCGCTGACCGATGCGCTGTCTTCGGCAGAGTTGTTACAAGCACAAATTGCGTACCATATGGACCCAAACGCCGACATCGCCAGCTATTGGCTATAG
- a CDS encoding LacI family DNA-binding transcriptional regulator — translation MTKNIKKLTLKDVANRLDVSTATISNAFNRPDQLSANLRDNILTECEKMGYFGPNAAARSLRTGRTGIVGIVLSDDLSYSLTDPVANQFLTGMAEVFEAHEYNMLLLSSDEVEQDAQSRMQSSMVDGFIVYGHKPQQCINAPWLMPNKNIITVDSFIPGTTSVNIENHSGAYKIAHHALQHNPESVAILGLSLLATDRVCRVREGELFDRAASISIQRLYGYFEALAERNLTVTSENIWNIPENNHVLAYQAAREALSMANRPQLLLCMSDCIAIASVQAALHMGLQVPEDLHVVGFDGIAQSANIHPSITTIHQHTTEKGRVAAEVFLGLREAKNVILETELIVRESCPDVL, via the coding sequence ATGACAAAAAATATAAAAAAACTGACGTTAAAAGATGTGGCGAATCGATTGGATGTTTCCACAGCGACGATTTCGAATGCGTTTAATCGCCCCGATCAACTGTCGGCTAATTTACGTGACAACATTCTCACTGAATGTGAGAAAATGGGGTATTTTGGCCCAAACGCCGCGGCGCGGAGCCTGCGTACTGGCCGCACCGGCATCGTCGGGATTGTGTTGTCCGATGACTTAAGTTATAGCTTAACCGATCCGGTGGCAAACCAGTTTTTAACGGGTATGGCCGAAGTGTTCGAGGCGCATGAATACAACATGTTGCTGTTGTCTTCGGATGAGGTTGAGCAAGACGCTCAAAGCCGAATGCAATCGTCTATGGTGGATGGCTTTATTGTATATGGCCACAAACCACAACAATGCATCAATGCTCCCTGGCTGATGCCCAATAAAAACATCATCACGGTGGACAGTTTTATTCCTGGCACCACATCGGTGAACATCGAAAACCACAGCGGTGCGTACAAAATTGCTCATCATGCGTTACAGCATAACCCGGAGTCTGTGGCGATTTTAGGTTTGAGCCTATTAGCAACCGACCGAGTGTGCCGTGTCCGAGAAGGGGAGTTGTTTGATCGCGCCGCGTCCATTTCCATTCAGCGGTTGTACGGGTATTTTGAAGCATTAGCAGAACGCAACCTTACGGTAACGTCGGAAAATATCTGGAACATTCCCGAAAACAATCATGTATTGGCCTATCAAGCCGCGCGTGAAGCCTTGAGTATGGCGAATCGTCCACAGCTGTTACTGTGTATGAGCGATTGTATTGCGATTGCGTCAGTGCAAGCCGCTTTGCACATGGGCTTACAGGTTCCTGAAGATCTGCATGTGGTGGGGTTTGATGGCATTGCGCAAAGCGCCAATATTCACCCATCGATCACTACCATTCATCAACATACCACGGAAAAAGGCCGTGTGGCGGCAGAAGTCTTTTTAGGGCTTCGAGAAGCCAAAAATGTGATATTGGAAACCGAATTAATCGTAAGAGAAAGTTGCCCAGACGTTTTGTAG
- a CDS encoding alpha-glucosidase, producing MTTNLNWWKGGIIYQIYPRSFMDASGNGVGDLAGITGKLDYVASLGVDAIWLSPIFTSPMKDFGYDVSDYCDIDPMFGTLADFKTLVDRSHQLGLKVMIDQVISHSADVHPWFEESRQDKTNPKADWYVWSDPKPDGSPPNNWLSIFGGSAWKWDSRRLQYYLHNFLESQPDFNFHHPEVRQAHLDNMRFWLELGVDGFRLDTVNFYFHSEGLEDNPPVPVGEPKTMGAPHDNPYTYQRHVYDLSRPENLDFLKDLRVMMDEYPGSTMVGEIGDDFPLKRMAEYTSGGDKLHMAYTFDFLNTPHSPEYIRKTLADMNNIVGDGWPCWALSNHDVVRSRTRWGAQEDAKAYPLIAMALILSLRGSVCLYQGEELGLPEADVPFERIQDPYGIPLWPVFKGRDGCRTPMVWDASPLGGFSTVEPWLPVDPAHLPLSVAAQEADPDSLLHKVRQLIHWRQQQPALVNGELSQVDVGNDQLIALVREYEGESMLVVLNMTHLEQQGRVIQGIEEALVGHGFASTLEADTVTLPAYQGFFAKLS from the coding sequence ATGACAACCAATTTGAACTGGTGGAAAGGTGGGATTATTTATCAAATTTACCCACGTAGTTTTATGGATGCAAGTGGCAATGGTGTGGGGGATTTAGCCGGTATTACCGGTAAACTCGATTATGTGGCGTCGTTGGGTGTCGATGCGATTTGGCTCTCGCCTATTTTTACGTCGCCAATGAAAGATTTTGGTTACGATGTGTCGGATTATTGCGATATTGACCCCATGTTCGGCACGTTAGCGGATTTTAAAACCTTGGTCGATCGCTCCCATCAATTGGGCTTAAAAGTGATGATTGATCAAGTGATTAGCCATTCAGCGGACGTACACCCTTGGTTTGAAGAAAGCCGTCAAGATAAAACCAACCCAAAAGCGGATTGGTATGTGTGGTCAGATCCTAAGCCCGATGGCTCACCGCCTAACAACTGGTTGTCGATTTTTGGGGGCAGCGCCTGGAAATGGGACAGCCGTCGTTTGCAGTATTACTTGCACAATTTCTTAGAGTCTCAGCCGGATTTTAATTTCCATCATCCAGAAGTCCGCCAAGCGCATTTGGACAACATGCGCTTTTGGCTAGAGCTTGGCGTAGATGGTTTCCGCTTGGATACGGTGAACTTTTATTTCCACAGTGAAGGCCTAGAAGACAACCCTCCTGTGCCGGTTGGTGAGCCCAAAACCATGGGTGCGCCCCACGACAACCCGTACACCTATCAGCGTCACGTGTACGATTTGAGCCGTCCTGAGAACTTGGACTTCTTGAAAGACCTGCGTGTGATGATGGACGAATACCCAGGCAGCACCATGGTGGGCGAAATCGGCGACGACTTTCCATTAAAACGTATGGCGGAATACACCTCCGGCGGCGATAAGTTGCACATGGCCTACACCTTCGATTTCTTGAACACGCCACACTCCCCAGAATACATCCGTAAAACGTTAGCCGACATGAACAACATTGTGGGCGACGGTTGGCCTTGTTGGGCATTGTCGAACCATGATGTGGTGCGTTCGCGCACTCGCTGGGGGGCACAAGAAGACGCTAAAGCGTATCCATTGATTGCGATGGCGCTGATCTTATCGTTGCGTGGCAGTGTGTGCTTGTATCAAGGGGAAGAACTGGGTTTACCAGAAGCGGATGTGCCTTTTGAGCGCATTCAAGATCCTTACGGTATACCGCTTTGGCCGGTATTCAAAGGCCGCGACGGCTGTCGTACGCCGATGGTGTGGGATGCCTCACCACTGGGCGGATTTTCAACCGTAGAGCCGTGGTTGCCTGTTGATCCAGCGCATTTGCCTTTGAGTGTGGCCGCGCAGGAAGCCGATCCTGATTCCCTGCTGCATAAAGTGCGTCAGCTTATTCACTGGCGTCAGCAGCAGCCGGCGTTGGTAAATGGTGAGCTGTCTCAGGTGGACGTTGGTAATGATCAACTGATTGCCTTGGTACGTGAGTACGAAGGGGAGAGCATGTTAGTGGTGTTGAACATGACCCACCTTGAGCAGCAGGGTCGAGTTATTCAGGGCATAGAAGAAGCGTTGGTTGGACATGGTTTTGCGTCCACTTTAGAGGCCGATACTGTGACATTGCCCGCGTATCAAGGTTTTTTTGCTAAGCTGTCCTAA
- a CDS encoding carbohydrate kinase family protein: MTTKVMAFGEALIDFLSNGATKAGELESFTKFPGGAPANVAVAVARLGGNSHFVGQVGDDAFGHFLKTSLDDYGVNTTNMLMTKEAKTALAFVSLDQTGERSFEFYRSPSADILFRESDFDASWFADGQGVFHTCSNTLTDAEITKATLAGVSMARAANWIVSIDVNLRMNLWPNGQVDTQRVIDWMQSGDVVKASLEELAVMAADPFALINDSLAAGVRLFVLTDGANPIRFYTAQHGEHQVMTPKVEVKDTTAAGDAFVGGLLYKLAELGGDRVSLAALSPVQLVDIVRFAAACGADSVTKLGAYPSLPSLAEAEAQLNRF, from the coding sequence ATGACAACAAAAGTAATGGCGTTTGGCGAAGCCTTAATCGATTTTCTTTCTAATGGCGCGACGAAAGCCGGCGAGCTGGAATCGTTTACCAAGTTTCCTGGTGGCGCACCGGCCAATGTCGCGGTGGCGGTGGCCCGTTTGGGTGGGAATAGTCATTTTGTAGGACAAGTTGGCGACGATGCGTTTGGTCATTTCTTGAAAACCTCTCTGGACGACTACGGCGTGAACACCACCAACATGCTGATGACTAAAGAGGCGAAAACGGCCTTGGCGTTTGTCAGCTTGGATCAAACCGGTGAGCGTAGCTTCGAATTTTATCGCAGTCCTTCTGCAGACATCCTGTTTCGTGAAAGCGATTTTGACGCCTCTTGGTTCGCCGACGGCCAAGGGGTTTTTCATACCTGTTCGAATACCTTGACGGACGCCGAGATCACCAAAGCCACTTTGGCAGGCGTTAGCATGGCGCGTGCGGCGAACTGGATTGTCAGCATCGATGTGAATTTGCGGATGAACTTGTGGCCAAATGGTCAGGTAGACACGCAACGCGTGATTGATTGGATGCAAAGTGGCGATGTGGTCAAAGCCAGCTTAGAAGAGCTTGCCGTAATGGCGGCCGATCCTTTTGCTTTGATCAATGACAGCTTAGCGGCGGGCGTGCGCTTGTTTGTGTTAACTGATGGCGCCAACCCCATTCGTTTTTACACCGCACAACATGGCGAGCATCAGGTTATGACGCCAAAGGTAGAGGTAAAAGACACCACCGCTGCAGGCGATGCGTTTGTCGGTGGTTTGCTCTACAAATTGGCTGAATTGGGTGGCGACCGAGTGTCATTGGCCGCTTTATCACCGGTCCAGTTGGTGGATATCGTGCGCTTTGCTGCGGCCTGCGGTGCCGACTCGGTCACCAAGTTGGGTGCGTACCCTTCTTTGCCTTCTTTGGCCGAAGCCGAGGCTCAACTTAATCGTTTTTAG
- a CDS encoding response regulator, producing MTHAKTIYVVDDDDEIRTLLKVYLEKHQFTVFTAESGEAFLANFKAEQHIDLVILDIMLPGQDGFAVCRSLRTQSQVPVIMLTANSDEMDRIIGLEIGADDYLAKPFNPRELLARIKAILRRMDHTDVVDITPPVTNRFYRFAQFTLDTLSRELHFNDEKEALSGADYSLLMLFLAHPGAVLTREHIAENTRGRDSAPLDRFIDVHVSRLRQRLGEDARQPQLIKTVRGKGYILTANVDVINHA from the coding sequence ATGACCCACGCTAAAACCATCTATGTAGTAGACGATGACGACGAGATTCGCACCTTACTCAAAGTCTACTTAGAAAAACATCAGTTTACGGTATTCACCGCCGAGTCGGGCGAAGCCTTCTTGGCGAACTTTAAAGCAGAGCAACACATTGATTTGGTGATTTTAGACATCATGCTGCCAGGGCAAGATGGTTTTGCAGTATGCCGTTCTTTGCGGACTCAATCGCAAGTGCCAGTGATTATGCTGACCGCTAACTCAGACGAGATGGACCGTATTATTGGGTTAGAAATTGGGGCCGATGACTATTTGGCCAAACCCTTTAATCCGCGTGAATTGCTGGCTCGGATAAAAGCCATTTTACGGCGCATGGACCACACCGACGTGGTAGACATCACGCCACCGGTGACCAATCGATTCTATCGGTTTGCCCAATTTACACTCGACACGCTCTCGCGGGAGTTGCATTTTAACGACGAAAAAGAAGCCTTATCTGGCGCCGATTACAGCTTATTAATGCTTTTTCTCGCGCACCCGGGCGCCGTATTAACCCGTGAACACATCGCTGAAAACACCCGCGGACGAGACAGCGCGCCCTTGGATCGTTTTATTGATGTGCATGTCAGTCGATTGCGCCAACGTTTAGGCGAAGACGCCAGACAACCGCAATTAATCAAAACCGTGCGCGGCAAAGGGTATATTTTAACCGCCAACGTCGATGTGATTAACCATGCCTAA
- a CDS encoding ATP-binding protein codes for MPNSSPMGLHSRLKRWSQSLTGQILIIMALGVASAQFISSSIWLRQLESDTEKNVLEVSKHMAFRIAATVSYFKSLPTNYRHIVIDQLQDMGGTRFFVTLNKEEIHINTIPDSPLKDIVKNEVRSTLIKQLGILNAKIDFSSPDDLHVINNQTRLVDLPERWGHHSLLVKPLTPPIIVIQIPINEKDWLYLASLMPDPYFLDGTSALSGERLFSMAMSVVTVLLLSIFILRRMTRPLATLARAAERFGQGDWQPIKEVGSIEVRNTAKAFNDMQRRIQRYLNDRERLFASISHDLKTPITRLRLRAEMLDEDDTRDAMIRDLEDLDMLVKGALQSVKETDIHENRIEVNISRMLKDMQSTANLHDITLTVVGELAHPFIGKPLAIKRCLGNLVDNALYYGKTATVYIEDDEDDLCIRICDQGPGIPVDKMDKVFQPYTRLTPDHSGHPGGMGLGLSIARNIARAHGGEVTLSNHAVKGLEAKLWLPRH; via the coding sequence ATGCCTAATAGCTCGCCCATGGGTCTGCACTCACGTCTTAAGCGCTGGTCTCAGTCATTGACGGGGCAAATCTTAATCATCATGGCACTGGGCGTGGCCAGTGCGCAGTTCATCAGTTCGTCTATTTGGTTACGTCAGCTCGAATCCGATACCGAAAAAAACGTCCTTGAAGTGTCTAAACACATGGCGTTTCGTATCGCCGCGACGGTCAGTTATTTCAAATCCCTGCCAACCAATTACCGTCATATTGTGATCGATCAACTGCAGGACATGGGCGGCACACGATTTTTTGTGACGTTGAACAAAGAAGAAATTCACATTAATACCATTCCAGATTCGCCACTTAAAGACATTGTTAAAAACGAAGTGCGATCTACGCTGATTAAACAACTGGGCATTCTTAATGCCAAAATCGATTTCTCCAGCCCAGACGACTTGCACGTCATCAATAATCAAACCCGACTGGTCGATCTGCCAGAACGCTGGGGCCATCACAGTTTATTAGTCAAACCGCTCACACCGCCGATCATCGTGATTCAAATCCCCATCAATGAGAAAGACTGGCTGTATTTAGCCAGCTTAATGCCTGACCCGTATTTTTTAGACGGCACCTCGGCGCTCAGTGGTGAACGCTTGTTTTCTATGGCGATGTCAGTCGTCACTGTACTGTTATTGAGTATTTTTATCCTCAGGCGCATGACTCGACCACTGGCGACCTTGGCCCGCGCTGCTGAGCGCTTTGGGCAAGGCGACTGGCAACCCATAAAAGAAGTCGGCAGCATAGAGGTACGCAATACCGCCAAAGCCTTTAACGACATGCAGCGACGTATTCAGCGCTATTTGAATGATCGCGAACGATTGTTTGCGTCCATCTCGCACGATTTAAAAACCCCCATAACACGCTTGCGCTTGCGGGCTGAAATGCTCGACGAAGATGACACCCGTGATGCCATGATTCGAGATTTAGAAGATTTAGACATGTTGGTAAAAGGCGCTCTTCAAAGCGTCAAAGAAACCGATATTCACGAAAATCGCATCGAAGTGAACATTTCTCGCATGCTCAAAGACATGCAATCCACCGCCAACCTACATGACATCACGCTTACTGTTGTCGGCGAATTAGCGCACCCTTTTATTGGTAAACCCCTAGCCATTAAACGCTGCCTTGGCAACCTCGTCGACAACGCCTTGTACTATGGAAAAACGGCAACGGTTTACATAGAAGACGACGAAGATGACCTCTGCATTCGTATTTGTGACCAAGGCCCGGGGATACCCGTCGACAAAATGGACAAGGTCTTTCAACCCTACACACGCTTGACACCCGATCACTCCGGTCATCCTGGCGGCATGGGGTTAGGGCTGAGCATTGCCCGTAATATTGCTCGAGCCCATGGTGGTGAAGTAACGTTAAGCAACCATGCCGTAAAAGGGCTGGAAGCCAAATTATGGCTACCAAGACATTGA
- a CDS encoding ABC transporter substrate-binding protein, which yields MKKIAFGLTTVALSLAAATAQAGEVEVLHYWTSGGEAASINVLKDLMVEDGHTWKDFAVAGGGGESAMTVLKSRAIAGNPPSAAQIKGPTIQEWGELGFLTNLDDVAKAGEWDVILPGVVSEVMKYDGRYVAAPVNVHRVNWLWANPEVFRKSGASIPTTWDQFITEAKKIKAAGFTPLAHGGQAWQDATLFEAIALSKGAPFYNSAFLGLSDKTLRSQDMIDVFDTFKQMREFVDPGFSGRDWNIATSMVINGDAAMQIMGDWAKGEFTAAGKKAGVDYVCYPAPGTSGAFTFNIDSLAMFKVDGKDKQAAQKDLARLILEPKFQETFNLNKGSIPARLNMPRDQFDSCAHSSMDAFLASSTTGQLVPSMAHGMAVNSMVQGAIYDVVTNFFNDESMTSKEAVDKLARAVKASM from the coding sequence ATGAAAAAAATTGCTTTCGGTTTAACAACAGTCGCTCTTTCCTTAGCCGCCGCAACCGCTCAGGCTGGGGAAGTAGAAGTGCTACATTACTGGACATCCGGCGGTGAAGCGGCTTCTATCAATGTCTTAAAAGATTTGATGGTCGAAGACGGTCACACTTGGAAAGATTTTGCCGTGGCAGGTGGTGGCGGTGAATCGGCCATGACGGTTCTGAAATCTCGCGCCATTGCTGGCAACCCTCCTTCTGCGGCTCAAATCAAAGGCCCAACCATTCAAGAATGGGGCGAGCTTGGCTTCCTAACAAATCTTGATGATGTGGCTAAAGCAGGCGAATGGGATGTGATTCTTCCTGGTGTTGTTAGTGAAGTTATGAAATATGATGGTCGCTACGTAGCGGCACCGGTCAACGTTCACCGTGTAAACTGGTTGTGGGCGAACCCAGAAGTCTTCCGTAAATCCGGCGCTTCTATCCCGACCACATGGGATCAGTTTATTACCGAAGCGAAAAAAATCAAAGCCGCGGGTTTCACACCTTTGGCTCATGGTGGCCAAGCATGGCAAGACGCGACACTGTTCGAAGCCATTGCTTTGTCTAAAGGCGCCCCCTTCTACAACAGTGCTTTCCTAGGTTTATCTGATAAAACACTGCGTAGCCAAGACATGATTGACGTATTTGATACCTTCAAACAAATGCGTGAATTCGTTGACCCAGGTTTCTCTGGTCGCGATTGGAACATCGCAACGTCAATGGTCATTAATGGTGATGCCGCGATGCAGATCATGGGCGATTGGGCGAAAGGCGAGTTTACCGCGGCGGGTAAAAAAGCCGGTGTGGATTACGTTTGTTACCCAGCGCCAGGTACCAGCGGTGCATTCACATTCAACATTGACTCTCTTGCCATGTTTAAAGTGGACGGCAAAGACAAACAAGCGGCGCAAAAAGACTTGGCTCGTTTGATCCTTGAACCTAAGTTCCAAGAAACGTTCAACTTGAACAAAGGCTCTATTCCAGCGCGTTTGAACATGCCTCGCGACCAGTTTGACTCTTGTGCTCATTCTTCTATGGATGCGTTCCTAGCCAGCTCAACAACCGGTCAATTAGTACCCAGTATGGCGCACGGCATGGCCGTGAACTCTATGGTTCAAGGCGCTATTTATGACGTGGTAACGAACTTCTTCAACGATGAATCAATGACATCAAAAGAAGCGGTAGACAAGCTAGCACGTGCGGTAAAAGCAAGCATGTAA